The Sinomicrobium kalidii genome contains a region encoding:
- a CDS encoding efflux RND transporter permease subunit codes for MLKKFIERPVLSTVISIIILILGVLGLYTLPVTEYPDIAPPTVQVTASYPGANAETILESVIIPIEEQVNGVEGMTYMTSTASNDGSATIQVYFEQGIDPDIAAVNVQNRVARANSVLPSEVTRSGVITQKRLNSALMYLGLYSENPDYDDTFVQNYLSINIRPELQRIKGVGDVSVFGAKDYSMRIWIDPAKMSAYGLTTNDVIGAIGEQSLEAAAGSLGQNSGESFEYVIKYKGRYKTAEEYGDIVIKALDNGKFLRVKDVAKVELDAFSYSGLSRTMQNPASNVGIFQTPGSNAQEVIENIHAKMEDLKKDFPEGIDYVVYYDTNKFLTASIDKVKHTLIEAFLLVFLVVFIFLQDVKSTLIPAIAVPVAIVGTFFFLQLFGYSVNLLTLFALILAIGIVVDDAIVVVEAVHSKLEEGYDNAKEATISAMSEISGAIISITLVMAAVFIPITFIQGPSGVFYEQFGVTLIVAILISAVNALTLSPALCAIFLKPHKNHPDAKKNILQRFYSAFNIAFNKITQKYTRSLGFLTKHKWVTAIILGAAVLGILWANRTTPTGFVPSEDRGFIMVNVELPPGSSLDRTYSVTQNLYEIISSVDGIRAAGLINGRNFFSGAGSSYGMGFIILEDWEKRTTDATSIDAIVGQLFQKSAAISDANIIFFTPPSVPGFGNSDLELQILDRAAGDIKDLDNVAKQFVGALNQRPEIGFASNSFSTNYPQLEMDINVPKAKEAGIGISDILSTLQGYIGGYYATDFSRFGKQYKVYVQSEPKDRKDESSLNSMFVRNSEGEMAPISEFVSLKRVYGPQTVNRFNLFNSVTVNGSTAQGYSTGDAIAAIDQLAEETLPNNYEVAYSGLTREEINSAGQSIIIFALSILFVYFFLAAQYESYILPLSVLLSLPVGVAGAFIATKLDGLQNNIYFQIALIMLIGLLAKNAILIVEFAIQRRRQGMSIVAAAIDAGKARLRPILMTSFAFIVGLMPLVLAKGVGAEGNNSIGTGAAFGMLIGTVIGVFIIPTLFVVFQWLQERISGPPETVQTQEETKES; via the coding sequence ATGCTAAAAAAGTTTATTGAACGACCGGTATTATCTACCGTAATATCGATTATTATCCTGATACTGGGGGTCCTGGGGCTTTATACACTGCCCGTTACGGAGTATCCCGATATCGCCCCGCCTACTGTACAGGTAACAGCCAGTTACCCGGGTGCTAACGCAGAAACCATACTTGAAAGCGTTATTATTCCTATAGAAGAACAGGTAAACGGGGTGGAAGGAATGACCTATATGACCTCTACCGCCAGTAATGACGGTAGTGCCACCATCCAGGTATATTTTGAACAAGGTATAGACCCCGATATTGCCGCTGTAAACGTACAGAACAGGGTAGCCCGCGCCAATTCCGTACTGCCTTCGGAAGTAACCAGGTCCGGTGTTATTACGCAGAAACGGTTAAATTCGGCATTAATGTATCTCGGCCTGTATTCCGAGAACCCGGATTATGACGACACTTTTGTACAAAACTACCTGAGTATCAACATAAGACCCGAACTACAACGGATAAAAGGGGTTGGTGACGTTTCGGTTTTCGGAGCCAAGGATTACTCCATGCGTATATGGATCGACCCCGCCAAAATGTCTGCTTACGGGCTCACCACCAATGATGTTATCGGGGCTATCGGCGAACAGAGCCTCGAAGCCGCTGCCGGATCACTGGGGCAAAACTCGGGAGAATCCTTCGAATACGTTATCAAATATAAAGGAAGGTACAAAACCGCCGAAGAATACGGTGATATTGTAATCAAGGCCCTCGACAATGGTAAATTCCTCCGGGTAAAAGATGTTGCCAAGGTAGAACTGGATGCTTTCTCTTATTCCGGATTGAGCCGTACCATGCAAAACCCGGCATCCAATGTCGGTATATTCCAGACCCCCGGTTCCAATGCCCAGGAGGTTATAGAAAACATCCATGCAAAAATGGAGGATCTGAAAAAAGATTTTCCGGAAGGGATAGATTATGTAGTATACTACGATACCAATAAATTCCTTACCGCATCCATAGACAAGGTAAAGCACACACTTATCGAGGCATTCCTATTAGTATTCCTTGTGGTATTTATCTTCCTGCAGGACGTTAAATCAACATTGATCCCGGCAATTGCAGTTCCCGTGGCTATCGTGGGTACGTTCTTTTTCCTGCAACTATTCGGGTATTCGGTAAACCTGCTTACCCTGTTCGCACTGATACTTGCCATTGGTATTGTGGTCGACGATGCTATAGTGGTCGTCGAGGCGGTCCATTCCAAGTTGGAGGAAGGCTATGACAATGCCAAGGAAGCCACCATATCGGCCATGAGTGAGATAAGCGGGGCTATTATATCCATTACGCTGGTCATGGCTGCCGTGTTTATTCCCATTACCTTTATCCAGGGACCTTCAGGAGTATTTTACGAACAGTTCGGAGTTACCCTGATCGTGGCCATACTTATTTCAGCGGTAAATGCGTTAACCCTCAGCCCGGCATTATGTGCTATTTTCCTCAAGCCACATAAAAACCATCCGGATGCTAAGAAAAATATATTACAACGCTTTTATTCGGCCTTTAACATTGCTTTCAATAAAATAACCCAAAAGTATACCAGATCTTTGGGCTTCCTTACGAAGCACAAATGGGTGACCGCAATTATTTTGGGTGCCGCGGTATTAGGTATTCTCTGGGCAAACAGAACTACGCCTACCGGGTTTGTTCCATCAGAAGACAGGGGTTTTATTATGGTCAATGTAGAATTGCCCCCCGGTTCTTCCCTGGACAGGACGTATAGTGTAACCCAGAATTTATACGAGATCATAAGCAGTGTAGACGGTATAAGGGCTGCAGGTCTGATTAACGGTAGAAACTTCTTTTCCGGTGCGGGTAGTTCCTACGGAATGGGCTTTATCATTCTCGAGGACTGGGAAAAACGTACTACGGATGCCACCTCGATCGATGCCATTGTAGGACAGCTTTTCCAGAAATCCGCAGCGATTTCGGATGCCAATATTATCTTCTTTACACCTCCCAGTGTTCCCGGATTCGGTAATTCCGACCTCGAATTGCAAATTCTTGACCGGGCTGCAGGAGATATCAAAGACCTGGATAATGTGGCAAAACAATTTGTGGGAGCACTGAACCAGCGTCCCGAAATAGGGTTCGCATCCAATTCATTCAGCACCAATTACCCGCAATTGGAAATGGACATCAATGTACCCAAGGCCAAAGAAGCGGGAATAGGAATAAGCGATATCCTCTCCACGCTCCAGGGATATATAGGAGGATATTACGCCACCGATTTCAGTCGATTCGGAAAGCAATACAAGGTATACGTGCAATCCGAACCGAAAGACCGAAAGGATGAGTCCAGCCTCAACAGCATGTTTGTACGAAACAGCGAGGGAGAAATGGCCCCTATTTCCGAATTTGTTTCGTTGAAAAGGGTATACGGACCACAAACGGTTAACCGCTTCAACCTTTTCAATTCGGTAACGGTCAACGGTTCTACCGCCCAGGGATACAGTACCGGGGATGCCATTGCTGCGATCGACCAGCTTGCTGAAGAAACACTCCCCAACAATTACGAGGTCGCCTATTCCGGGCTTACCCGGGAGGAGATCAACTCTGCAGGACAGTCGATAATTATTTTTGCACTGAGTATTCTTTTTGTTTACTTCTTCCTGGCTGCACAATACGAAAGCTATATCCTGCCGTTATCGGTATTGTTATCCCTGCCCGTGGGAGTTGCAGGCGCATTCATTGCTACCAAACTGGACGGATTGCAGAATAACATTTACTTCCAGATTGCACTTATAATGCTTATCGGGCTGCTGGCGAAGAACGCGATACTTATCGTGGAATTTGCCATACAGCGGCGAAGACAGGGCATGTCGATCGTAGCGGCTGCCATAGATGCCGGTAAGGCACGTCTGCGCCCTATCCTTATGACATCTTTTGCATTTATCGTGGGGCTTATGCCACTGGTACTGGCCAAAGGTGTGGGTGCCGAAGGTAACAATTCCATAGGTACGGGAGCTGCTTTCGGTATGCTTATCGGTACCGTGATCGGGGTATTTATTATACCCACGCTCTTTGTAGTGTTCCAATGGCTGCAGGAACGCATCAGTGGTCCGCCTGAAACCGTACAAACACAGGAAGAAACAAAAGAAAGCTAA
- a CDS encoding efflux transporter outer membrane subunit, with the protein MNYRRIFKITAIAGFAFLVQSCFVAKNYERPELEEAEGTFRTDELPQDSLSMADISWEELFTDPYLQDYIRKGLENNLDIRMAIQQIVSAEAYMKQGKAGYFPTLSAGADVTHQELSKNSQFGSIFSGSIDQYQLTADLSWEADIWGKIRSNRRAYQASYLQTVAAHQAVKTELIASIASSYYQLLALDQQLQITEATIANRESSLETTKALKEAGNVTEVGVKQTEAQLYTAQALLVDLKANIKIMENTLSILLGETPHTIERGSLEDQHIDTELKVGVPAQLLQNRPDVVAAEYGLVNAFELTNVARSNFYPSLTLTATGGFQSLEFDKWIDSSSLFATLVGGLTQPIFNQRKIRSEYEASQAQQETSMLEFKQTLLNASKEVSDALYTYQAETEKIDIRKKELDAYTLATEYSEELLNNGMINYLEVLTAKEQALNSELNYINSKYERLNAIITLYKALGGGWK; encoded by the coding sequence ATGAACTACAGAAGAATTTTTAAAATAACTGCGATAGCGGGGTTTGCATTCCTGGTGCAATCCTGCTTCGTGGCCAAGAACTACGAACGTCCGGAACTCGAAGAGGCAGAAGGCACCTTCCGTACGGACGAGTTGCCACAGGACAGCCTTTCCATGGCCGACATATCCTGGGAGGAGTTGTTTACAGACCCCTATTTACAGGATTATATCAGAAAAGGACTGGAAAACAACCTGGACATCCGTATGGCCATACAGCAGATAGTGTCTGCAGAGGCTTATATGAAACAGGGCAAGGCGGGATATTTCCCGACCTTAAGTGCGGGAGCGGACGTTACCCACCAGGAATTGTCAAAAAACAGCCAGTTCGGATCGATCTTCAGCGGGAGCATTGATCAGTACCAGCTTACCGCCGATCTTTCATGGGAAGCCGATATCTGGGGAAAAATACGAAGTAACCGAAGGGCTTATCAGGCGTCATACCTGCAAACGGTGGCTGCTCACCAGGCAGTAAAAACCGAACTCATAGCCTCCATTGCTTCCTCCTATTATCAATTACTGGCCCTCGACCAGCAACTGCAAATTACGGAAGCGACCATTGCGAACAGGGAATCCAGCCTGGAGACCACCAAAGCCCTGAAAGAGGCCGGAAATGTTACTGAAGTGGGTGTAAAGCAAACAGAAGCACAACTCTATACGGCGCAAGCCCTTCTGGTAGACCTCAAGGCCAATATCAAGATCATGGAAAATACGCTGAGCATTCTTCTAGGAGAAACCCCTCACACCATAGAGCGGGGCAGCCTGGAAGACCAGCACATTGACACGGAACTGAAAGTGGGTGTTCCCGCTCAGCTGTTACAGAACAGGCCCGATGTTGTTGCCGCTGAATACGGGCTTGTCAATGCCTTTGAACTGACCAATGTGGCCCGGAGCAACTTTTATCCCTCATTAACATTAACAGCCACAGGCGGGTTTCAAAGCCTTGAATTTGACAAATGGATCGACTCCAGCTCACTGTTTGCCACTTTGGTAGGGGGATTGACACAGCCTATCTTCAACCAGAGAAAAATCCGTTCCGAATACGAAGCCTCACAGGCACAACAGGAAACCTCCATGCTTGAGTTCAAGCAGACACTACTCAACGCAAGTAAGGAAGTTTCGGATGCCCTGTATACCTACCAGGCGGAAACTGAAAAAATAGATATCCGCAAAAAGGAGTTGGACGCCTATACCCTGGCCACGGAATATTCCGAAGAGTTGCTCAACAACGGTATGATCAACTACCTGGAAGTTCTGACCGCCAAAGAACAGGCGCTGAACTCGGAACTGAATTACATCAATTCCAAATACGAACGACTGAACGCTATTATCACCCTGTATAAAGCCCTGGGCGGAGGCTGGAAATAG
- a CDS encoding TetR/AcrR family transcriptional regulator, whose protein sequence is MLTKDEFLKLSITNFTRFGSRNFTMDQLAAELGISKKTIYQHFSNKQELVSASFQYLLNNIKRELACIEQKQQDNPLCCIIQFYRVGLNKLQSFNPTFLHSLQKYYPEAYEKFEDFKNDIVYGKVYRFLEKAQQLNQLRKDIHPGLVCKLYLLRMDEIIFSGNLFEEHSKEVLLEHLITNNFRGLMTPEFIQKKGYLF, encoded by the coding sequence ATGTTAACTAAAGACGAGTTTTTAAAGTTATCCATAACCAACTTTACCAGGTTCGGCAGCCGGAATTTCACAATGGACCAATTGGCTGCCGAACTCGGTATTTCCAAAAAGACAATCTACCAGCATTTCAGCAATAAACAGGAATTGGTTTCCGCCAGTTTTCAGTACCTGCTGAACAACATAAAACGCGAATTGGCCTGTATTGAGCAAAAACAGCAGGACAACCCCTTGTGCTGTATCATACAGTTTTACCGCGTGGGACTGAATAAATTGCAGTCTTTTAACCCCACCTTTTTACACAGCCTGCAAAAATATTATCCGGAAGCCTACGAAAAATTTGAAGATTTTAAAAACGACATTGTGTATGGCAAGGTCTACCGCTTCCTGGAAAAAGCACAACAACTGAACCAGCTCAGAAAGGACATTCATCCCGGACTGGTTTGTAAACTTTACCTCTTGCGCATGGATGAGATCATATTTTCCGGAAATCTCTTTGAAGAACACAGTAAAGAAGTTTTGTTGGAACACCTTATAACCAATAATTTCCGTGGACTCATGACTCCCGAGTTTATACAAAAGAAAGGGTATTTGTTTTAA
- a CDS encoding YciI family protein produces the protein MDYINKILLLLILGGLFSCGNNPGKQEEITNTPRKISIDSVKKALSGEGYQVFDYKDEKNDTTYLMQQYFIVFLKKGPDRTTDKEKTDSLMPLHLAHLGRMYEEGYASISGPFGDDGDIRGITIYNTPTLEMADSLARLDPMVKSGRLMVETHPWWAAKGLPLR, from the coding sequence ATGGACTACATAAATAAAATATTGTTGTTGTTGATCCTGGGAGGGCTTTTTTCTTGCGGAAATAATCCGGGAAAGCAGGAAGAAATAACCAATACACCCCGGAAAATATCGATAGATTCCGTTAAAAAAGCGTTGTCAGGGGAGGGGTATCAGGTTTTTGATTACAAAGATGAAAAGAACGATACCACCTATCTCATGCAGCAATATTTTATCGTTTTCCTGAAAAAGGGGCCTGACCGTACTACGGACAAGGAGAAAACGGACAGCCTGATGCCTCTTCATCTGGCACATTTGGGGAGGATGTATGAAGAGGGATATGCGTCAATATCCGGTCCGTTTGGTGATGACGGGGACATCCGGGGAATAACGATCTACAATACTCCCACCCTGGAAATGGCCGATAGCCTGGCCCGGCTGGACCCTATGGTAAAATCCGGCAGACTCATGGTAGAAACCCACCCGTGGTGGGCAGCCAAGGGGTTGCCATTACGATAA
- a CDS encoding CYTH domain-containing protein → MIEIERKFLVKSDKFRPEAQSATRIVQGFLNTHPERTVRIRIKGEKGFITVKGKSDEKGLSRYEWEKEIPVKEAEELMLLCEEGVIEKTRYEIRAGNHCVEVDEFRGPNSGLILAEIELTSENEDFYRPDWLGKEVTGDIRYYNSQLSKKPYTSWTT, encoded by the coding sequence ATGATTGAAATAGAACGGAAATTTTTGGTAAAATCCGACAAGTTCAGGCCGGAAGCGCAATCCGCTACCCGGATTGTACAGGGGTTTTTAAATACTCATCCTGAGCGGACGGTGAGGATCCGTATTAAAGGAGAGAAGGGTTTTATTACCGTAAAGGGGAAATCTGATGAAAAAGGGTTGTCCAGGTATGAATGGGAAAAGGAAATCCCGGTGAAGGAAGCGGAAGAACTCATGTTGTTGTGTGAGGAAGGGGTAATCGAAAAAACAAGATACGAGATCAGGGCCGGGAATCATTGCGTTGAAGTTGACGAGTTCCGGGGACCGAATTCCGGGCTGATCCTTGCCGAAATAGAATTGACATCTGAAAATGAGGACTTTTACAGACCGGACTGGCTGGGAAAAGAGGTGACCGGAGATATACGGTATTACAATTCACAGTTGAGCAAAAAACCTTATACATCATGGACTACATAA
- the dinB gene encoding DNA polymerase IV, whose protein sequence is MSDKPTYRKIIHIDMDAFYASVEQKDNPELRGKPVAVGGGSKRGVVAAASYEARKFGVRSAMSGVLARKLCPELIFVKTRFARYREISKKIRSIFHEYTDLTEPLSLDEAYLDVTENKKGNPSATLIAKEIRQRIYDETGLTASAGISINKFIAKVASDYNKPNGQKTVNPEEVITFLEELDIRKFYGVGKVTAEKMYKLGIFTGKDLKEKSAEFLEEQFGKSGGHYYRIVRGIHNSPVKPDRIPKSVGAERTFFDNLSSEIFMLERLEHIATELEERLLRNRISGKTVTLKIKYSDFTLQTRSKTLSYFIADKSLILETARELLYQEKLQNSVRLLGISLSNLNTQKEEQVAVQLKFDF, encoded by the coding sequence ATGTCCGATAAGCCCACATACAGGAAAATCATTCATATCGACATGGATGCATTTTACGCCTCCGTCGAGCAAAAGGACAATCCCGAACTTCGTGGAAAACCTGTTGCCGTGGGGGGCGGAAGCAAACGCGGTGTGGTTGCCGCAGCAAGTTACGAGGCCCGGAAATTCGGTGTCCGTAGTGCCATGAGCGGTGTATTGGCCCGAAAACTCTGTCCGGAACTTATCTTTGTAAAAACACGGTTTGCCCGCTATCGTGAAATATCAAAAAAAATACGGAGTATTTTTCACGAATATACCGATCTTACAGAGCCCCTTTCCCTCGATGAGGCCTACCTGGATGTTACTGAAAACAAAAAGGGAAATCCCTCGGCAACTTTAATAGCCAAAGAAATAAGACAACGCATTTATGATGAAACGGGATTAACGGCTTCCGCCGGGATTTCCATCAACAAATTTATAGCCAAAGTCGCTTCGGATTACAACAAGCCCAACGGTCAGAAAACCGTAAATCCGGAAGAAGTCATCACTTTCCTGGAAGAACTGGATATCAGGAAATTTTACGGCGTGGGTAAGGTTACTGCTGAAAAAATGTACAAACTGGGTATTTTTACCGGAAAAGACCTCAAGGAAAAGTCGGCGGAATTCCTCGAAGAGCAGTTCGGTAAATCGGGCGGGCATTACTACCGTATTGTTCGCGGTATCCACAACAGCCCGGTAAAACCCGACCGTATCCCGAAATCGGTAGGTGCGGAACGTACTTTCTTTGATAACCTGTCTTCCGAAATATTCATGCTGGAACGCCTGGAACACATTGCCACGGAACTGGAGGAACGCCTGTTGCGAAACCGGATATCGGGGAAAACGGTGACACTGAAAATAAAATACAGCGATTTCACCCTACAGACACGAAGCAAGACCCTTTCCTATTTTATTGCAGACAAAAGCCTTATACTGGAAACCGCCCGGGAACTGCTGTACCAGGAAAAGCTGCAAAATTCAGTCCGTTTGCTGGGGATCTCCCTTTCCAATCTGAATACACAGAAGGAAGAGCAGGTCGCCGTCCAACTCAAATTTGACTTCTGA
- the pyk gene encoding pyruvate kinase — MPNRKKTKIVATLGPATSKKETLKEMMEAGVDVFRINFSHANYDDVQERIAMIRALNEELGCNSSILADLQGPKLRVGVMAEDVVVNSGDEIAFVTGEEFKGTREKVYMNYKAFPKDVKPGERVLLDDGKLIFEVVETDKKTTVRAKVIQGGALKSKKGVNLPNTKVSLPALTEKDIKDAIFAIECDVDWIALSFVRNSQDLMDLRELIKKHSEHKIPIIAKIEKPEGVENIDKIVAYCDGLMVARGDLGVEVPAQEVPLIQKQLVLRAKKARIPVIIATQMMESMITSLTPTRAEVNDVANSVMDGADAVMLSGETSVGSYPVQVIEKMASIINSVEASPLIKVPQEPPHIRTKRYITKSVCYHAALMANEIKAEVISTLTNSGYTAFQISAWRPQAHILVFTSNRRILTQLSLLWGVKAFYYDKYVSTDETIEDVNNFARERGFVETGDMMISLAAMPIQEKGMVNTLRVTEIH; from the coding sequence ATGCCGAACAGAAAAAAAACAAAAATTGTTGCCACTTTAGGCCCCGCTACAAGCAAGAAGGAAACCCTGAAGGAAATGATGGAAGCGGGAGTAGATGTTTTCCGTATTAATTTTTCCCATGCCAATTATGACGATGTACAGGAGCGCATAGCCATGATACGCGCCCTCAATGAAGAACTGGGGTGCAATAGCTCTATACTGGCCGACCTCCAGGGCCCGAAATTGCGGGTAGGGGTTATGGCTGAAGATGTGGTTGTGAACAGTGGAGATGAAATTGCTTTTGTTACCGGTGAAGAATTCAAAGGAACCAGGGAAAAGGTCTATATGAACTACAAGGCTTTTCCCAAGGATGTAAAACCTGGTGAACGCGTTTTGCTCGACGATGGTAAACTCATCTTTGAGGTGGTGGAAACAGATAAGAAAACCACGGTAAGGGCAAAAGTGATCCAGGGCGGGGCACTGAAGTCCAAGAAAGGAGTTAACCTGCCCAATACGAAAGTGTCACTTCCGGCACTTACCGAAAAGGATATTAAAGATGCCATTTTTGCCATCGAGTGTGATGTAGACTGGATAGCCCTGTCTTTTGTGCGTAACAGCCAGGATCTTATGGACCTCCGGGAACTCATTAAGAAACATTCGGAACACAAGATTCCGATCATTGCAAAAATAGAGAAGCCCGAAGGTGTGGAGAATATCGATAAGATCGTAGCCTATTGCGACGGACTTATGGTGGCCCGTGGTGATCTCGGCGTGGAAGTTCCGGCACAGGAGGTGCCGCTTATCCAGAAACAACTGGTCCTCCGTGCCAAAAAGGCCAGAATACCGGTTATTATTGCCACCCAGATGATGGAAAGCATGATCACCAGTCTAACGCCTACCCGTGCCGAAGTGAACGATGTCGCCAATTCTGTGATGGACGGGGCCGACGCCGTAATGCTGTCGGGAGAAACCTCCGTGGGGAGTTATCCGGTGCAGGTTATCGAAAAAATGGCCAGCATTATCAACAGTGTGGAAGCCTCGCCGCTTATCAAGGTCCCGCAGGAACCCCCGCATATCCGTACGAAAAGGTATATCACCAAATCGGTTTGCTATCACGCGGCATTAATGGCCAATGAAATCAAGGCTGAGGTTATTTCGACGCTTACCAATAGCGGTTATACTGCATTTCAGATATCGGCCTGGCGTCCGCAGGCCCATATCCTGGTTTTTACCTCGAACCGGAGGATACTTACACAACTCAGTCTTTTATGGGGTGTAAAGGCTTTTTATTACGATAAATACGTCTCTACCGATGAGACTATTGAAGACGTTAATAATTTTGCCAGGGAAAGAGGTTTTGTAGAAACAGGTGATATGATGATCAGCCTCGCCGCCATGCCCATACAGGAAAAGGGAATGGTAAATACCCTGAGGGTTACGGAAATCCACTAA
- a CDS encoding IPExxxVDY family protein: protein MATLKLSDDFYEPTCSLIAVHCPMEAYRLAYFLNSQLHIGLKRITGKGSEGSNALSEYYEWENRMEDTTWGLMVNATKTLTPSGRSDLFPSGLLTITSYLIPEMKKVDYFLKIDNAEGAYDLEKQVVQKINAIPGVAAAYEVDVNQLKSKHNLIF, encoded by the coding sequence ATGGCTACACTAAAGCTATCAGATGACTTTTATGAACCCACCTGCTCTTTAATTGCTGTTCATTGTCCGATGGAAGCATACCGGCTGGCGTATTTTTTAAATTCACAGCTCCATATCGGACTGAAGAGAATTACCGGAAAAGGGTCGGAAGGCAGCAATGCGTTGTCGGAATATTACGAATGGGAAAACCGGATGGAGGATACAACATGGGGGCTTATGGTCAATGCTACCAAAACATTGACTCCTTCCGGGAGGAGTGATTTGTTTCCGTCGGGGTTACTGACGATTACCAGTTATCTGATCCCTGAAATGAAAAAGGTGGACTATTTCCTTAAAATAGACAATGCGGAAGGTGCTTATGACCTGGAAAAACAGGTAGTACAAAAAATAAACGCCATACCCGGGGTCGCTGCGGCCTATGAGGTAGACGTAAACCAACTAAAATCAAAACACAATTTAATTTTTTGA
- the rnc gene encoding ribonuclease III — MKLVQNILNSRSDDDGNFFLALKKILGFAPRDLDTYKKAFTHRSANKRDGKGNPVNYERLEFLGDTMLSTIISYHLFKEVPSGDEGYLTKMRSKVVSREHLNELGKDLNLITYINSKIPKDSFGENVHGNLFEALLGAIYLDRGYNYCEKFVYRKVIEPYVDIERLEGKIISYKSFVIEWCQKEKKAFRYEVYEDSGNETIKHFSVKLFIDGKVVAKGRATSKKKAEEQASKRAYYAFQDKMQ; from the coding sequence ATGAAACTCGTTCAAAACATATTAAATTCCCGCTCCGATGACGACGGGAATTTTTTTTTAGCGCTTAAAAAGATCCTGGGGTTTGCTCCCAGAGACCTTGATACCTATAAAAAGGCCTTTACCCATCGTTCCGCAAACAAAAGGGACGGTAAGGGGAATCCGGTTAACTACGAGCGCCTGGAATTTCTGGGGGATACCATGTTGAGTACGATTATATCCTATCACCTCTTTAAGGAAGTGCCTTCGGGCGATGAAGGATACCTTACCAAGATGAGATCGAAGGTGGTGAGCAGGGAGCACCTCAATGAGTTGGGGAAAGACCTGAACCTGATTACATATATAAATTCCAAAATCCCGAAGGACAGCTTTGGTGAAAATGTACACGGAAATCTTTTCGAGGCCCTTTTAGGGGCGATTTACCTGGACAGGGGATATAACTACTGTGAAAAATTCGTCTACCGGAAGGTCATAGAGCCCTATGTGGATATTGAAAGACTCGAAGGCAAGATCATCAGCTATAAGAGTTTTGTTATTGAGTGGTGCCAGAAAGAGAAGAAAGCATTCCGGTATGAGGTTTACGAAGACAGTGGAAACGAAACGATTAAACATTTTTCGGTAAAGTTGTTCATAGACGGGAAAGTGGTGGCCAAGGGCAGGGCCACTTCCAAAAAGAAAGCAGAAGAACAGGCATCCAAAAGGGCCTATTATGCTTTTCAGGACAAAATGCAGTAA